From a single Brassica napus cultivar Da-Ae chromosome C9, Da-Ae, whole genome shotgun sequence genomic region:
- the LOC106364806 gene encoding cilia- and flagella-associated protein 251-like isoform X1: MLLARIIDLEREYDRQGSPSETWNHWLTVKQKSIWWEELYDLDQAARVFTKKKDKEKVTLAEASSSDSSLQGLEERLLDFMGEAFVGLNFTVETKLEAVDLRLGGIEMNQRLLRCRAKQIEKRLTSIENKVSEKPNRGEDMDFGQCDGTDFGQWDGKEKDDAEEEEKEKSGKEKEKSGEVDKDKENSETDEENGSERELNELKERCRVQADELWKEVEAAEAEEDQANDERKEAATNEESIENNEDDEKVEASESPNSEPRFESPINEPRVEADKTPTPPSGGRTKEMAARRVVHSPPNTWPVVVEAKEKAIEKAVELEKKTSEEVVEAEEKTSEKAVEAEEKTSETVVEAEEKTSEKAVEAEEKTSEKVVERMDGTKEATRPRIRHRCKEKIMTSGKPTPKRRGRPRRSIADAAPKKSDCTPHASKGRGKRKCEPSQWVQTPFTRGKKPKTKA; this comes from the coding sequence ATGTTGTTGGCTCGTATCATTGACTTGGAACGAGAGTATGACCGTCAGGGCAGCCCAAGCGAGACTTGGAACCACTGGTTAACTGTGAAGCAGAAGAGTATTTGGTGGGAAGAGCTGTATGATTTAGATCAAGCTGCACGAGTGTTTACAAAAAAGAAGGACAAAGAAAAGGTGACGTTAGCAGAAGCATCATCCTCTGATTCGAGCTTGCAAGGTCTGGAAGAGAGGCTTTTGGATTTCATGGGAGAAGCATTTGTTGGACTTAACTTTACGGTGGAGACAAAGCTGGAGGCTGTTGATTTGAGGCTGGGTGGAATTGAAATGAACCAGCGGCTGTTGAGATGCAGGGctaaacaaatagaaaaaaggCTAACATCTATCGAGAATAAGGTGAGTGAGAAGCCGAATCGTGGTGAAGACATGGATTTTGGACAGTGCGATGGTACGGATTTTGGACAGTGGGATGGGAAGGAAAAAGATGATgctgaggaagaagagaaggagaagagtggcaaagagaaggagaagagtggAGAGGTTGATAAAGATAAGGAAAACAGCGAGACTGATGAGGAAAATGGTAGTGAGCGAGAGTTGAACGAACTGAAGGAGAGATGTAGAGTACAGGCTGATGAACTATGGAAGGAAGTAGAGGCAGCTGAGGCTGAAGAGGATCAAGCAAATGACGAAAGGAAAGAGGCTGCAACCAATGAGGAAAGCATTGAGAATAATGAGGATGATGAGAAAGTGGAGGCATCTGAGTCTCCAAACAGTGAGCCTCGTTTTGAGTCTCCGATCAATGAGCCTCGGGTTGAGGCAGATAAAACTCCAACACCACCATCTGGTGGTAGGACTAAGGAAATGGCTGCGAGGAGAGTAGTTCATTCACCACCAAATACGTGGCCAGTAGTGGTGGAAGCCAAGGAAAAAGCTATTGAGAAAGCTGTGGAGTTAGAGAAAAAAACTAGTGAGGAAGTTGTGGAGGCAGAGGAAAAAACTAGTGAGAAAGCTGTGGAGGCAGAGGAAAAAACTAGTGAGACAGTTGTGGAGGCAGAGGAAAAAACTAGTGAGAAAGCTGTGGAGGCAGAGGAAAAAACTAGTGAGAAAGTTGTGGAAAGGATGGATGGGACCAAGGAAGCTACGAGGCCTAGGATCAGACATAGATGCAAGGAGAAGATAATGACGTCTGGCAAACCGACTCCTAAGAGGAGGGGCAGACCAAGGAGGAGTATTGCTGATGCTGCACCAAAGAAGAGTGATTGCACACCACATGCATCTAAGGGAAGAGGGAAGAGGAAGTGTGAACCATCACAGTGGGTGCAGACTCCtttcacgagggggaagaagcCTAAAACAAAGGCTTAG